From a region of the Zingiber officinale cultivar Zhangliang chromosome 4B, Zo_v1.1, whole genome shotgun sequence genome:
- the LOC121976008 gene encoding 2-alkenal reductase (NADP(+)-dependent)-like, whose translation MGSAEDVVVANKKVLLKHFIPAGAPKETDMELVTTGTIRLRVPEGSTALILKNLYLSCDPYMRSRMTKHEGASYVDDFVPGEPIAGFGVGKVVDSSHPGFKIGDYAWGMTGWEEYSLITDPKLLFKIHHTEVPLSYYTGILGMPGLTAYAGFYDICSPKKGERVFISAASGAVGQLVGQFAKQLGCYVVGSAGSDEKVNLLKTKFGFDEAFNYKKEPDLTKTLKRYFPDGIDIYFENVGGSMLEAVLYNMRLKGRIAACGMISQYNLEIPEGVRNLFLIIGKRIRMEGFLVFDHYGSYLEFEEKVVQLIKEEKIKYVEDIVEGLENAPVALVGLFEGRNVGKQLVAVAHE comes from the exons ATGGGGTCGGCGGAGGATGTGGTGGTAGCGAACAAGAAGGTGTTGCTGAAGCATTTCATCCCGGCCGGAGCGCCCAAGGAGACGGATATGGAACTGGTGACGACAGGCACCATCCGGCTGCGCGTGCCGGAGGGCTCCACCGCCCTGATCCTCAAGAACCTCTACCTCTCCTGCGACCCGTACATGCGGTCGCGCATGACCAAGCATGAGGGCGCCAGCTACGTCGATGACTTCGTCCCCGGCGAG CCAATAGCTGGTTTTGGCGTTGGAAAAGTTGTAGACTCCAGCCACCCAGGTTTTAAAATTGGTGACTATGCATGGGGCATGACTGGTTGGGAAGAGTATAGCTTGATTACAGATCCAAAACTACTTTTTAAAATCCATCACACTGAGGTTCCACTTTCTTACTATACTGGTATTCTTG GTATGCCAGGTCTTACAGCTTATGCTGGGTTTTATGACATTTGCTCTCCAAAGAAAGGGGAGCGCGTTTTCATATCAGCAGCATCTGGTGCTGTTGGTCAACTTGTGGGACAATTTGCCAAACAATTGGGTTGTTATGTTGTCGGAAGTGCTGGGTCTGATGAAAAG GTTAATCTTCTGAAGACTAAGTTTGGCTTCGATGAGGCTTTTAATTATAAGAAGGAACCTGATCTGACTAAAACTTTGAAAAG GTACTTCCCAGATGGCATCGATATCTATTTTGAGAATGTAGGTGGTTCAATGCTCGAAGCTGTTCTTTACAACATGAGATTAAAAGGACGAATTGCTGCATGTGGAATGATTTCTCAATACAACCTTGAGATACCCGAAGGCGTGCGCAACTTGTTCCTCATTATTGGCAAGCGCATCCGAATGGAAGGGTTCTTGGTATTCGATCACTATGGCAGCTATCTAGAGTTTGAAGAGAAGGTTGTGCAACTGATAAAGGAAGAGAAAATAAAGTATGTGGAAGATATAGTCGAAGGCCTCGAGAATGCACCTGTGGCACTTGTAGGCCTCTTCGAAGGCCGAAATGTTGGAAAACAGTTGGTTGCAGTCGCCCACGAGTAa